In a genomic window of Saccharothrix sp. HUAS TT1:
- a CDS encoding cellulose binding domain-containing protein yields the protein MERPFAMLAVGAAVVASATALPPAATAAAGCRVDYAVASQWHGGFQANVKITNLGDAVGGWSLGFDFADAGQRVVQGWSATWSQSGNRVTARNASWNGSLATGGSASIGFTASNTGANPAPTRFTLNGVACDGDPGSPGDPVLDRVATAGRVQAGADALRFSWPGVYFEGRFRGTGIGVALDDPAADYEVQVDGRTAATLVTPAPGTHWVNGLADAEHTVRLVKRSESPWATSAFRGFVAAPGGAVLAKPAPRTRQVEFIGDSHTAGYGNLSTSRDCTGDQVNRTTDADRAFSALTARALGADYQVNAFSGRGMVRNYNGGEAGADYRTYYDRALLAVDGDVWPKPAGWRPQLVVVGLGINDFSTAVNPGEPWTPESLVTAYKTAYHGFLDKLRARYGNDTTIVVIATQMGNTTAFLDSTRQVVAERNSRGDARVRHWYQDNSGLDNAGCHWHPSARDHRLIAERLGAFIATLPLAW from the coding sequence ATGGAACGCCCCTTCGCGATGCTCGCCGTCGGTGCGGCGGTGGTCGCATCCGCCACCGCCCTGCCGCCGGCGGCGACCGCGGCGGCCGGTTGCCGCGTCGACTACGCGGTGGCGAGCCAGTGGCACGGCGGGTTCCAGGCCAACGTCAAGATCACTAACCTGGGTGACGCCGTCGGCGGCTGGTCGCTCGGCTTCGACTTCGCCGACGCCGGGCAGCGGGTCGTCCAGGGCTGGAGCGCCACGTGGAGCCAGTCCGGCAACCGCGTCACGGCGCGGAACGCGAGCTGGAACGGCTCCCTGGCGACCGGGGGCTCCGCCTCGATCGGCTTCACCGCCTCGAACACCGGCGCCAACCCGGCCCCGACCCGGTTCACCCTCAACGGCGTGGCCTGCGACGGCGACCCCGGCAGCCCCGGCGACCCCGTCCTCGACCGGGTCGCCACCGCGGGCCGGGTCCAGGCGGGCGCCGACGCCCTGCGGTTCAGCTGGCCCGGCGTCTACTTCGAGGGCCGGTTCCGCGGCACCGGGATCGGCGTCGCGCTGGACGACCCGGCCGCCGACTACGAGGTCCAGGTGGACGGCCGGACCGCCGCCACCCTGGTGACCCCGGCCCCCGGCACGCACTGGGTCAACGGCCTGGCCGACGCCGAGCACACCGTCCGGCTGGTCAAGCGCAGCGAGAGCCCGTGGGCCACCAGCGCGTTCCGCGGCTTCGTCGCCGCGCCCGGCGGGGCGGTCCTGGCCAAGCCCGCGCCGCGGACCAGGCAGGTCGAGTTCATCGGCGACTCGCACACCGCCGGCTACGGCAACCTGTCCACCTCCCGCGACTGCACCGGCGACCAGGTCAACCGCACCACCGACGCCGACCGCGCGTTCAGCGCGCTGACCGCCCGCGCGCTCGGCGCCGACTACCAGGTCAACGCCTTCTCCGGTCGCGGCATGGTGCGCAACTACAACGGCGGCGAGGCGGGCGCCGACTACCGCACCTACTACGACCGCGCGCTGCTCGCCGTCGACGGCGACGTGTGGCCGAAGCCGGCGGGCTGGCGACCGCAGCTGGTCGTCGTCGGCCTGGGCATCAACGACTTCTCGACCGCCGTCAACCCCGGCGAGCCGTGGACGCCGGAGAGCCTGGTCACCGCCTACAAGACGGCGTACCACGGTTTCCTGGACAAGCTGCGCGCCCGCTACGGCAACGACACCACCATCGTCGTCATCGCCACCCAGATGGGCAACACCACCGCGTTCCTCGACTCGACGCGCCAGGTCGTGGCCGAGCGCAACAGCCGCGGCGACGCCCGCGTCCGCCACTGGTACCAGGACAACAGCGGGCTGGACAACGCCGGCTGCCACTGGCACCCGTCGGCCCGCGACCACCGGCTCATCGCCGAGCGGCTGGGCGCGTTCATCGCGACCCTGCCACTGGCCTGGTGA
- a CDS encoding response regulator transcription factor, which yields MHGTSRSRPADCFRLLLVEDDRELVELLSAALRGEGYSVDVAMDGHRGLHLALTRPYDVVVLDRRLPALDGLDLLVRLRSKAVRARALMLTAMGALHDRVDGLDAGADDYLVKPFELDELSARLRALCRRADEVREVLRIGAGHLDLGQREVVWPDGGRVPLTTREFTLLRVLASYPDTVHTRASLRRVVFPDASSTSIVDTYVYYLRTKVDRSVVHTVQGLGYRLGAL from the coding sequence GTGCACGGCACCTCCAGGTCCCGGCCGGCCGACTGCTTCCGGTTGCTGCTGGTCGAGGACGACCGCGAGCTCGTGGAACTGCTCTCCGCCGCCCTGCGCGGCGAGGGCTACAGCGTGGACGTGGCGATGGACGGGCATCGCGGGCTGCACCTGGCCCTCACCCGCCCCTACGACGTGGTGGTCCTCGACCGCCGATTACCGGCGCTCGACGGGCTCGACCTCCTGGTCCGGCTGCGGTCGAAGGCGGTGCGGGCGCGGGCGTTGATGCTGACCGCGATGGGCGCCTTGCACGACCGGGTCGACGGGCTCGACGCGGGTGCCGACGACTACCTGGTGAAACCGTTCGAGCTGGACGAGCTGAGCGCGCGGTTGCGCGCGCTGTGCCGCCGGGCGGACGAGGTGCGCGAGGTGCTGCGGATCGGCGCCGGGCACCTCGACCTCGGGCAGCGGGAGGTGGTGTGGCCCGACGGGGGCCGGGTGCCGCTCACGACGAGGGAGTTCACGCTGCTGCGGGTGCTCGCGTCGTACCCGGACACCGTGCACACGCGGGCGTCGTTGCGGCGGGTGGTTTTCCCGGACGCGTCGTCCACTTCCATTGTGGACACGTACGTGTACTACCTGCGCACCAAGGTGGACCGTTCGGTGGTGCACACGGTGCAGGGACTCGGGTATCGCTTGGGGGCGTTGTGA
- a CDS encoding sensor histidine kinase, translated as MSRSWAEAERAVIRRTRLRISALVGLAITVVVAFVGGIAYAVMVQAQEAQVTRELRYNARYGAPSTPPGCTWLFVLEDGVLDDGLLVVPPGFPMHDDLEAVRSSGRAVERDLELNGTRYLVLTQPGEDGTTVQAVFDLRYQLADRRHLLLALAIAELAGLLAATVTGMRVGRGTVAPLAEALARQRRFVTDASHELRTPIARAYTRVQLLARLAAAADLPDDHREGLDRLARSIRGLGDVVDDLLLSARLDEQSEGFEGLAVDVAALAEAVVEAELDQAAERRITLTVERPAGPLVVAGVETALRRAVVELLANAVRHTPAGGRIEVLLGRDGGQVALTVADTGDGFDPVEVDRIFDRFHRGPGGPERSFGLGLALVREVVIRHGGTVEAVGRPGQGARFTLKLPAARPGGADSADTGEEIGTGSR; from the coding sequence GTGAGCCGGTCGTGGGCCGAGGCGGAGCGCGCGGTGATCCGGCGGACGCGACTGCGGATCAGCGCGCTGGTGGGGTTGGCGATCACCGTGGTGGTCGCGTTCGTCGGCGGGATCGCGTACGCCGTGATGGTGCAGGCGCAGGAAGCCCAGGTGACGCGCGAGCTGCGGTACAACGCCCGGTACGGCGCGCCGTCGACGCCGCCGGGGTGCACGTGGCTGTTCGTGCTGGAGGACGGGGTGCTGGACGACGGGCTGCTCGTCGTGCCGCCGGGCTTCCCGATGCACGACGACCTGGAGGCGGTGCGCTCGTCGGGCCGGGCGGTGGAGCGCGACCTGGAGCTGAACGGCACGCGGTACCTGGTGCTGACCCAGCCGGGCGAGGACGGGACCACCGTGCAGGCGGTGTTCGACCTGCGCTACCAGCTCGCCGACCGGCGGCACCTGCTGCTGGCGCTGGCGATCGCGGAGCTGGCCGGGCTGCTCGCGGCGACCGTGACCGGGATGCGGGTGGGCCGGGGCACGGTCGCGCCGCTGGCGGAGGCGCTGGCCCGGCAGCGGCGGTTCGTCACCGACGCGAGCCACGAGCTGCGGACCCCGATCGCGCGGGCGTACACGCGGGTGCAGCTGCTGGCCCGCCTGGCGGCGGCGGCGGACCTGCCCGACGACCACCGCGAGGGGCTGGACCGGCTCGCCCGCTCGATCCGCGGGCTCGGTGACGTGGTGGACGACCTGCTGCTGTCGGCGCGGCTGGACGAGCAGTCCGAGGGGTTCGAGGGCCTGGCCGTCGACGTGGCCGCGCTGGCGGAGGCGGTGGTGGAGGCGGAGCTCGACCAGGCGGCCGAGCGGCGGATCACGCTGACGGTGGAGCGGCCCGCCGGCCCGCTGGTGGTGGCCGGTGTGGAGACCGCGCTGCGGCGGGCGGTGGTCGAGCTGCTGGCGAACGCGGTGCGCCACACCCCGGCGGGCGGTCGGATCGAGGTGCTGCTGGGGCGGGACGGCGGTCAGGTGGCGCTGACCGTCGCGGACACCGGCGACGGGTTCGACCCGGTCGAGGTGGACCGGATCTTCGACCGCTTCCACCGCGGGCCGGGCGGGCCGGAGCGCAGCTTCGGGCTGGGGCTGGCGCTGGTGCGGGAGGTGGTGATCCGGCACGGCGGCACGGTGGAGGCGGTCGGCCGCCCCGGCCAGGGCGCCCGGTTCACCCTGAAACTGCCCGCCGCCCGGCCGGGTGGCGCGGATTCGGCGGACACCGGCGAGGAGATCGGCACCGGATCGCGGTAG
- a CDS encoding aromatic amino acid ammonia-lyase has product MTTTVTGAPVDLGAPLRTNDLHRAATPLAVLVGPAVRDRLDRGREHLRAVLADDGRPVYGAKTGFGALVGFAGRPDEADQCDNTLAHLGAGQGPDLPADVVRAALLVRAWSLAQGLSGVSGHVVDGLAAMFATTFVPAVPRYGSVGASGDLIPLAYATQALRGRGHAYVDGERAPADEALRRTGLTPLPLDGRDALALVNGTSVTTAATALALDHVRASHRAIQDLTCLLVDVLGADPGFLGPRLISAYGHAGAVTVADRMRGVLGGVVPTGTRPLQEPYSIRCSPQLLGAAEDALRYVDGVVAADLAGVSDNPLFFPDDDLVAHGGNFFGQPAAFAADVLAMVTASLGNLAERQLDLLVDPTRNTGLPPMLAAGPGQQHGLQGVQLATTAFVAEIRRAAVPASTQSLPTNLHNQDVVPFGTQAALRAHDVAGLLRLLCGSLALGLRQAVHVGGRRPTAPGCAALLDALCEAVDPVDPDRPLDGDVRRAAEVVIGFGW; this is encoded by the coding sequence GTGACCACGACCGTGACCGGCGCCCCCGTGGACCTGGGCGCGCCACTGCGCACCAACGACCTCCATCGTGCCGCGACACCGCTCGCGGTGCTCGTCGGACCCGCCGTCCGGGACCGGCTCGACCGGGGCCGGGAGCACCTGCGCGCCGTGCTCGCCGACGACGGGCGCCCCGTCTACGGCGCGAAGACCGGGTTCGGCGCGCTCGTCGGCTTCGCCGGGCGGCCGGACGAGGCCGACCAGTGCGACAACACGCTGGCACACCTCGGCGCCGGGCAGGGACCCGACCTGCCCGCCGACGTCGTCCGCGCCGCGCTGCTCGTGCGGGCGTGGTCGCTGGCCCAAGGACTCTCGGGCGTCTCCGGGCACGTGGTGGACGGGCTCGCGGCGATGTTCGCGACCACGTTCGTCCCCGCGGTGCCCCGGTACGGCTCGGTCGGCGCGAGCGGCGACCTCATCCCGCTCGCGTACGCGACGCAGGCGCTGCGCGGGCGCGGGCACGCCTACGTGGACGGCGAGCGGGCGCCCGCCGACGAGGCCCTGCGCCGCACCGGCCTCACCCCGCTGCCGCTCGACGGCCGCGACGCGCTCGCGCTGGTCAACGGCACGTCGGTGACCACCGCCGCCACCGCCCTCGCGCTGGACCACGTCCGCGCGTCGCACCGCGCCATCCAGGACCTCACGTGCCTGCTCGTGGACGTCCTCGGCGCCGACCCCGGGTTCCTCGGCCCCCGCCTCATCTCCGCGTACGGGCACGCCGGCGCGGTCACCGTCGCCGACCGCATGCGCGGCGTGCTCGGCGGCGTCGTCCCGACCGGCACGCGCCCGCTCCAGGAGCCCTACAGCATCCGGTGCTCGCCGCAGCTGCTCGGGGCCGCGGAGGACGCGCTGCGCTACGTCGACGGCGTCGTGGCCGCCGACCTGGCCGGCGTCAGCGACAACCCGCTGTTCTTCCCGGACGACGACCTCGTGGCGCACGGCGGCAACTTCTTCGGCCAACCGGCCGCGTTCGCCGCCGACGTGCTGGCGATGGTCACCGCGTCGCTGGGCAACCTCGCCGAGCGGCAGCTGGACCTGCTGGTGGACCCGACCCGCAACACCGGCCTGCCGCCGATGCTGGCCGCCGGGCCGGGGCAGCAGCACGGGTTGCAGGGCGTGCAGCTGGCGACCACCGCGTTCGTGGCCGAGATCCGCCGCGCCGCCGTGCCCGCGAGCACCCAGAGCCTGCCGACGAACCTGCACAACCAGGACGTCGTGCCGTTCGGCACCCAGGCCGCGCTGCGGGCGCACGACGTGGCGGGCCTGCTCCGGCTGCTGTGCGGCTCGCTGGCGCTGGGCCTGCGCCAGGCCGTGCACGTCGGCGGTCGGCGGCCCACGGCGCCGGGGTGCGCGGCGCTGCTGGACGCGCTGTGCGAGGCGGTCGACCCGGTGGACCCCGACCGGCCGCTGGACGGGGACGTGCGCCGGGCGGCCGAGGTGGTGATCGGGTTCGGGTGGTGA
- the fxsT gene encoding FxSxx-COOH system tetratricopeptide repeat protein translates to MDGEGGGAERVVQSGVASGRSAVLQAGRDLVVVVGERVGSVPPLRAPVPTGVFVGRDDELARLGSATEGSGRVVAVHGLGGVGKSTLVARFAELHRDRYELVWWITADSRAAVGDGLAELAVGVRPDLAAAPLEQRVEAGLRWLAAHRDWLVVLDDLESPSDADVLLSRVRTGAVVITSRRGTGWRGVPTVALDVLPPGAAEELLAGTARADWPDADLDGARRLCDELGQLPLAVHQAGAYLAQNRITPTSYLALLDRYPARVFTATGEGADARRTMARVWRVTQDRLADTPAAGRVLRELAWYAPDDIHRAFLGDDDVDVLDALGRLAAYSMIRLDRHAVSVHRLVQAVSRTPDPDDPHRRAEDVAAARDAATTALSRVVGGLDRQEPGAWPVYRAVLPHARALLDHSDPADDTAWTSALLNGVGLFLAHQGDLATATAHFTRALRNAEDSGDHQGVAALRNNLAQAWTAAGEHALAIAGHEAALADSLEALGPDHPHTLVSRTNLANTYLEARDVARAAPLYEKSLAECRRAVGDDHPSTLEARVNLVRGLRHSGDLAGAVTAGRRAVAECERVLGGDHVSTFTARNNLATALLELGHVRQAVRIFEALARDEERALGADHPDALTARLNLASAYREAGLVRLAAVRHREVAAHVERVLGPTHPLTFAARNDLSTTLLAAGEVRGALSSSAETLERARRRFGDAHPLTLVAMNNHALARDGGGDHAAAVELLEAARDTLERDLGPDHPQALTCRDNLASALWDAGRHERAVAEFHSVIADRERVLGADHPATLNARANLRHALTGSR, encoded by the coding sequence GTGGACGGCGAGGGTGGCGGGGCGGAGCGGGTCGTCCAGTCCGGTGTCGCGTCGGGGCGGTCGGCGGTGTTGCAGGCCGGGCGGGACCTGGTCGTGGTGGTGGGCGAGCGCGTCGGGTCGGTCCCGCCGCTGCGGGCCCCCGTGCCCACCGGCGTGTTCGTCGGCCGGGACGACGAGCTGGCGCGACTGGGTTCCGCGACGGAGGGGTCCGGTCGGGTGGTGGCGGTGCACGGCCTGGGCGGGGTGGGCAAGAGCACCCTGGTGGCGCGGTTCGCCGAGCTGCACCGCGATCGGTACGAGCTGGTCTGGTGGATCACCGCGGACTCGCGGGCGGCGGTCGGCGACGGGCTCGCCGAACTGGCGGTCGGCGTGCGGCCGGACCTCGCCGCCGCGCCGCTCGAACAGCGGGTCGAGGCGGGGCTGCGGTGGCTGGCGGCCCACCGGGACTGGCTGGTGGTGCTGGACGACCTGGAGTCGCCGTCCGACGCGGACGTGCTGCTGTCACGGGTGCGCACCGGCGCAGTGGTGATCACCAGCAGGCGCGGCACCGGGTGGCGGGGCGTCCCGACCGTGGCGCTGGACGTGCTGCCGCCCGGCGCGGCGGAGGAGCTGCTGGCCGGGACCGCGCGCGCCGACTGGCCGGACGCCGACCTCGACGGCGCGCGCCGGCTGTGCGACGAGCTCGGGCAGCTGCCGCTGGCCGTCCACCAGGCGGGCGCCTACCTGGCCCAGAACCGCATCACCCCGACCTCCTACCTGGCGCTGCTGGACCGGTACCCGGCGCGGGTGTTCACCGCGACCGGCGAGGGCGCCGACGCGCGGCGGACGATGGCACGGGTCTGGCGGGTCACCCAGGACCGGCTGGCCGACACGCCGGCGGCGGGCCGGGTGCTGCGCGAGCTGGCCTGGTACGCCCCGGACGACATCCACCGCGCGTTCCTGGGCGACGACGACGTGGACGTGCTGGACGCGCTGGGCAGGCTGGCGGCGTACAGCATGATCCGCCTCGACCGGCACGCGGTGAGCGTGCACCGGCTGGTGCAGGCGGTCAGCCGCACGCCGGACCCGGACGACCCGCACCGGCGGGCCGAGGACGTCGCCGCGGCCCGGGACGCCGCCACCACCGCGCTGTCCCGGGTCGTGGGCGGGCTGGACCGGCAGGAGCCCGGGGCCTGGCCGGTGTACCGCGCGGTCCTGCCGCACGCCCGGGCGCTGCTGGACCACAGCGATCCCGCGGACGACACGGCGTGGACCTCCGCCCTGCTCAACGGGGTGGGCCTGTTCCTGGCCCACCAGGGCGACCTGGCCACCGCGACCGCCCACTTCACCCGCGCGCTCCGCAACGCCGAGGACTCCGGCGACCACCAGGGCGTCGCCGCGCTGCGGAACAACCTGGCGCAGGCGTGGACGGCGGCGGGCGAGCACGCACTGGCGATCGCCGGCCACGAGGCCGCGCTCGCCGACTCGCTGGAGGCGCTGGGCCCCGACCACCCGCACACGCTGGTCAGCCGCACGAACCTGGCCAACACCTACCTGGAGGCCCGGGACGTGGCGCGCGCGGCGCCCCTGTACGAGAAGTCGCTCGCCGAGTGCAGGCGCGCCGTCGGCGACGACCACCCGTCCACCTTGGAGGCGCGGGTGAACCTGGTCCGCGGCCTGCGGCACTCGGGCGACCTCGCCGGCGCCGTGACCGCCGGGCGGCGGGCGGTGGCGGAGTGCGAACGGGTGCTCGGCGGGGACCACGTGTCCACCTTCACCGCCCGCAACAACCTCGCCACCGCGCTGCTGGAGCTCGGGCACGTGCGGCAGGCGGTCCGGATCTTCGAGGCGCTGGCGCGGGACGAGGAGCGGGCGCTCGGCGCGGACCACCCGGACGCCCTCACCGCCCGGCTCAACCTGGCCTCCGCCTACCGGGAGGCCGGGCTGGTGCGGCTCGCCGCCGTGCGCCACCGCGAAGTGGCCGCCCACGTCGAGCGCGTGCTCGGCCCGACGCACCCGCTCACGTTCGCGGCGCGCAACGACCTGAGCACGACCCTGCTCGCCGCCGGTGAGGTGCGCGGCGCGCTGTCGTCCAGTGCGGAGACCCTGGAGCGGGCGCGCCGGCGGTTCGGCGACGCCCACCCGCTGACCCTGGTCGCGATGAACAACCACGCGCTGGCCCGGGACGGGGGCGGTGACCACGCCGCGGCGGTCGAGCTGCTGGAGGCCGCCCGGGACACCCTGGAACGCGACCTCGGCCCCGACCACCCGCAGGCGCTGACGTGCCGCGACAACCTGGCCTCCGCGCTGTGGGACGCCGGGCGGCACGAGCGGGCGGTGGCGGAGTTCCACTCGGTGATCGCCGACCGGGAGCGGGTGCTGGGCGCCGACCACCCCGCGACGCTGAACGCGCGCGCGAACCTGCGGCACGCGCTGACCGGCAGTCGTTGA